TGACGATATTGGAAAAACGCAGCGCATCGCGGTTGAACACCATCAGCGACAGTTGCCCACCCGGCGCCAGCAACCGCGCAAGCGTGGCCAGGGCCTGGCGCGGCTCGGCCAGCCACTCCAGCACCGCATGACAGACGATCAGCCGCCAAGGGCCAGGAGCCTGTTCCGGCAAGCGTTGCAACGGCACTTGCAGAAAGGTGGCCTGACCGTCGGGTAGCGCCCCTAATGCCTGACGCGCGGCATCCAGCATATCGGCGGAGGGTTCGGCGAGGGTCACCGCATGGCCCCGCGCGGCGAACCAGCCACTCATCTGGCCGAGCCCTGCCCCCACATCGAGCAGCGGCTGGCCCTTGAGTTCGAGCATTTTCGGCAGCAGGCCGTCGAGCAGCGTCAAGCGTAGCGCACCTCGCGATCCACCGTAGAGGCTGCCCGCAAATTTCTCGGCGAGGCCGTCGAAGTGACGGTCGCCGGCGGGCGAGAAAGGGGCAGAATCGGTCATGGCTTCATTGCACTGGCATGTGTGGCGCGCATTCTACCCGTGCCCGACGCGCTGTGAAACGCCAGAGAGGTGGCCAAGCTCGGCACTAGGCTCTTCCGACACTAGGCTCTGCCTATCGACAACTTCGGTTTCCAAGCGATACCGAAGATTACCTGGGGGAGACTCTCTTTATGACTACCTTGGGATAGATAGCTCATCCTTTTGACAACTAAAGAAAATAGCAGGTTTACAATCAAGGAGTGCATGTGAAAAAGGAAATTTTCTGGCACGACACCGAGCAGCCCAAGGCCATGCCGAAACTGGAAGCGGATACCCAAGCCGATTACGTCATCATCGGTGGCGGCATGGCGGGCTTGTCCGCGGCACAGTGGCTGAGGGAAGAAGCGGATGCCGATGTCATCGTGATCGACAAGGATCACTGCGGCGCAGGCGCGAGCTGCTGGGCGATAGCCACTATTCAGGTCGGGATCGCCTATGACGGCATACTCGGCATGAACAGCTACAAGTACGTGGCACAGGACGTGCCGAGGCTGTTCCGGCATATCGCCAACGCCGATATGACCCATGGAGGGTCGTGAGAAAAGGAGCAAATCATGCGACCGAGCGCCACATCTTCCATTGCCAACTTCGATTCCGCCACTGGCATGTTGCGGGCCACGGCGAACGTACTGCATGGCAAGGATTTCCCCAACTTGGGGCAGCCTCGCCTGGTGGAGCCGCTCACCCGGCTCAGTAACCTGTTCTCGCCGCGCGTGCGCGAAGAGATCTACGCCTTGGGCGGGCTACAGGAAGCGCTCTCCCCTTCCCGGCTGGATAAAGTCGATGCCGAGACGATCGCGTCCTGGGTCACCTCGAGCTACCCCCGGCGGCGCTACCAGGCGGTGATGGTGGGCTCATCCAACGGTGCGCTGGTCAACCTCTGCGCGCTACTGGATATCCCCTGGCTGCCGCAGAGCCACTTCATTCCGGTACGTCATGTCACCGGCGATAACGACGACCCGAAGGGGGCTCTCGCGTTCGGCCAGCGCTTCGGTCCGGACCTGCTGGCAGCCAACCCGGAACTCAAGCTCCATCAGATGCATGACGGCAGCCAGGATCGCCTCATGGCGGATTACATGGACTACTTCCGGGTCAAGCGCCTCACGCTGGGCAAGGCGTACGAGCGCTTTCTGCAAAACCAGCTCGAGCCGGGCGGCACCATTGTCATCGTCGATTGCCAACGCAAGTGGCCGACCACCACGGCCGGCGAGCGGCATGTATTCCAGCATGGCGGCCTGGGCGGTGCCACCGAGGACGAATATCTGCACGGCGGCCCCCGGGTACGTGAGTTTCTCGAACGCTATGACGCCCCGGTACGCGAATGGGATTCACCCGAGCCCGACGGCGAAAGCCCGGAAGCGGAGTGGGGCTACGAGCCGGCGCTCACCGAGGACATCCTGCGTTTCGCCGCCCAGCACGGCTTCAAGGTGAAGCGCCTCGTATTCCAGGAGCCGGAGGATCTCAGCCCTCTCGTGGCCAACTTCTATCGCAGCCACTATCAAGAGCGAGGCATGAAAGCCAACCGCCTTCTCGTCGGCTCCTTTGCCATCAACGAACCCTACTGGGCCCTCAGGACCGGCTCGGTGCCCTTCTGGATGAAGTTCAACATGACCCCCTCGGCCGAGGCGCTGGAGCGCTACCTGGACACCGAACCGGCCTTCGACGAGATCAATCTCATGCTGATCAATCATGGCGTCGAGGGTATCGGGTTGCCAAGCATCGGGCGCTGGAAGGAGATTCTCTCCCGAGCCACCCGCAGCGGGCGCTTCATCGGCGTGCGCGAAGAGCTCTATCCCCGGGACTTCGGCTCCTTCAGCCGCTACCACACCCAGCTGAAGAAGCGCGTCTCGGCGCGCTATCCCCTTCCCGGGCCCCTGCCGCTTGGCCGATTCAGCGATTTTCTGGACCGATCGAACGGGGCCTACGAGGTACGCATCGTCAACGAAACACCTACCCTTTGAGCAGGAGGCTCGCATGGAACAAAGAGCGGAAAGCCGGTCCGGTCACGATTCGCTGCCCATGGCGCTGAATTCTCGACCCCGACCATGTACACCGGCTACTGGAGGAGACGACGGTAGCCCGATTCATTCCATGGCCGAAAAGTTCATGCCGTTGATCGAAGAGGAGGCGGCAGAGCTACTGCATACCGTGCAGCAACGCAACGGCAGCCTGAGCTGATCGTGTCGTTCGGCGGGTGGTACTGGGCGACTCGGCGCGTGACGACCATGACTTCACC
This DNA window, taken from Halomonas sp. TA22, encodes the following:
- a CDS encoding methyltransferase — translated: MTDSAPFSPAGDRHFDGLAEKFAGSLYGGSRGALRLTLLDGLLPKMLELKGQPLLDVGAGLGQMSGWFAARGHAVTLAEPSADMLDAARQALGALPDGQATFLQVPLQRLPEQAPGPWRLIVCHAVLEWLAEPRQALATLARLLAPGGQLSLMVFNRDALRFSNIVKGNLDKALADRLAGTGQRQRLTPITPLSHSEIAAWSRECGLRVDGVAGIRVFHDYLRERDPQGKTFDKIVTLEKRHCQAEPYWRLGRYLLYTLTKPADPTAYEEGA
- a CDS encoding FAD-dependent oxidoreductase — its product is MKKEIFWHDTEQPKAMPKLEADTQADYVIIGGGMAGLSAAQWLREEADADVIVIDKDHCGAGASCWAIATIQVGIAYDGILGMNSYKYVAQDVPRLFRHIANADMTHGGS